The region AAAGAGCACTTGCACATATCTGGATTATGGCGTAATTGAATTCAAAACAAAATTCCTTTTCTTCCCTATATCCGACCTTACGgttttaatgcaaaattaaaagaatttttgttgAATTCTTAGTAAAGTatgttattatcaattatatgtatagagatCGATTGGAATGGTTCATTAACACTAGAAACTCATTCATTATTTAAACGGATTAAATTACGTTACATTGAACGGCTGCATGTCAATAATCGTTATAATCACCATATGTCGCAGATTATCGTTCGCATTGTATACATAAGTAATAACGTTTGATatcaatatgtaaataattagcCCATTGCGATTGATGTCATACTTTGaacgttatatatttcattgacATGTATCACGAATCTGGAAtgcgtttaaataaatattttatttcttaatataataagtgtaacatttatatatcagAAAGGCTACGATTAGTTGTTGACAAAATAATACCGACCTATTTGCGGATTCGCGCGATCGTTGTCAGTTAATTTACTATCAATTTCCTCCAAAAACAGGAAAACCTAAACACACAAGATTCGGTTTAAGCGCGGTGTTTTCGTCGCTTATCCTTCCGGCTCGCGTACAGACTGTCCCGTATTTCATGGACGGATCCTGCGGTCACTCTCGATGGCGACGATCGTTTATCGTCGACGGACCGCCGTATCCTCTGTGTTTCTCCTATAAATGCCGGCATCAAGACGCCCGGTTACATAAAGACCCGCCGTTGTCTCTGAAGCAACGTCGCGATCCTTACTCTCGTTTTCGTTATCGAAGTTTACTGATTTCCGAAGCGCACGATCGCGTGATCGTCGATCTTGTCAAGTTAGTGCGTACACTTGTTGACCGTCAACATGGGGAGTAAGAAATCGGATATTCTGTACCTGTTCGATCGACCGGCGGAGCCGGTGTACGTGCCCAAGGGAGAGAACAAAGTCGCTTTCGATGTACCAGCTAACTACTTGGTAAGCCCGATCCTTGACGGTCTTATTGAGTATATCAATATTGAATTCCACGATATCAGTTTGATGCTGCACTGCAGTTTATAGAACTTGAAATCTCTCGATCGcatctattaaaattaaacctTAGATTGTAATACGCGACGTTTCGAGAACGTAAGATTTCGAATAAAGTTTCACAAAGTATATAAAAGACTCTTTCTTAAGTCTAATTCTCTTTGTTCTTGTTTCTCGAATGTAGGTTTTCTTAGAAACAGTCTGCAATatgaaagttatttttttacgtaatgcAAAAGTCCATGAATGAAGAGAGATCAAAGGTCGAGAGCTTTGAACGAGGAAATACTATTGTTATGTTAATGATGATTCTATCGTATTTTTGCGCATAAacttttttcaacaaatttacAGCCTGGGGATCGGCAACAGAATGCTCCCGCTATTGTGAACCGTTTCGCCGATGATACCGCGTCGAAAATTTCAGTGAAGCAGATCAGTCTGCCTGATTTGAGCGTCCCTCTTCAACTCGGACGTCGAGAacccttctctcttttcatCCCTAAGCATCGCAAATTAGCCGCGCGGCTTATCGACATCTTCTTGGGTTCGTTTCCGATTTTATTCACAATATTATGTTTTactcatatattatatttgccgaattaattaattaatgttgaattaataaatttcgctTTAGTTTGCGAGTTAGTTTAAAAagagacatatatatttggctCTTCAgcgttaaatttttctttcatgaaAAGgtagttataattaattaatttcatttttcattaattagattaattaagaGCATCACACACATTATTGGCACATGAACTATTCTACTCACATCAACTTGATTTTAAACAATTCCTTTGCTGATCAGTTATAAATACGTGTTGTAGGTATGCGAACGTACGACGACTTTCTTTCGGTGTCGGTTTACTGTCGCGATCGCGTTAATTCCGAGATGTTCATCTACGCGCTCTCGGTGGCGATGCTGAATCGTCCCGATACCAAGAATCTACCGATACCACCGCTGTCAGAAATTTTCCCGGACAAGTACATCGACAGCGGGATATTTGCCAGAGCGAGGGAGGAAGCCAACGTTGTACCAGCTGGCTCCAGGGTACTTGTTCTCTGACGCATTAATTACCAACAGGCTCGTTACTCAATTATGCAGCTTAATTAGCTGGCTCATTCTTTGAGCGCGAGTCGAATGATGGGCAACGTAAATTATGTAAACGTGGTTGAGAGCTGTTTCCTATACAATTCGCCGTAATACAAAAGCTTAATGGAACGTTTAGTGTAACTTGAccgcaatttatatattttagatcgTGCTATTGAATTTGTATAGTATTCCAACAATTTTCAACGTTAACTGCCTTTTAACCGGAGAGTTAGATTGTAAATTGTTATAACACGTAAATTTGGGAAATAAGCTGATCCAACGAGagctttatattaatttccaacgCGAAAGTCCTCGTCGTTTTTACTCGTTTTATCGTCTCGTCATCCTCGCAATTCGTAGGTGCCTATCGAAATTCCGCGAGATTATACTGCGTCGGATCTTGACGAGGAACATCGCGTGGCTTATTGGAGGGAAGATATCGGGATCAATCTTCATCACTGGCACTGGCATCTGGTCTATCCGTTCGAGACCGACATCAGGATTGTTAACAAGGATCGGCGTGGCGAGCTATTCTACTATATGCACCATCAGATCCAAGCCAGGTAAGTGCACCAGCGAGCGTTCGTAAGTCGATAAGATTGGATACCCTATATTCTGCCGTGCGACGAGATCACGCGGGTGTTATAAGCGACCGGATCACATTTTGATCTCGATCGTTATTATCGCGCGGCAACTCGTCTCAATTCTGCATAGTATTCGAACAATGTTTGCTAACAAGCTCGGAAATGCATTTGCGCGCAGAACAACGAAGCAAAATTATTACGCAAATGCAtttcggaaataaatataaatttaaatgcctATTGTAACACACTTATGAGAATACACTGGGAAAATGGGAACGATGCAAATGAAGAGGTATTAcgaggaattatttttaaactcgAAAGAGAtctctttaaaatttgtaatctGTAATAGTAGAAAAACCGACGTtccgttattttattttaattaataaaaactattattattccCTAcctattattgttaattatttaaaaactatgcatttatcaataaatctCTACTTGCTATATTGTATTTCCTACTTtccaatatacatataagagtCTTCGTCATCGATTTATGTCGAAATACCGCGGCGCACATCCGGATATGGCCTGGGGCGCTACCGATGGGAATTTCCGCGGTCCCTGTGTTATTATTCAGGTTTCGCTTGATTTCTCTTTACGCAGATACAATTGCGAGCGTCTGTGCAACCGATTGGGCCGAGTGAAGCGCTTCCACAATTGGCACGAGCCAATCCCGGAGGGTTATTTCTCCAAGTTAGATTCGTTGGTGGCCAGTCGCACTTGGCCCGCCCGCCCCGCCGGCGCCGTTCTCAAAGATATCAACCGTCCTGTGGATCAACTGAACTTCGACCTTCAGGACCTGGAGAGATGGCGCGATCGTATCTACGAGGCAATTCACACCGGCGCCTACATCAACCCCCGCGGCGAGAGGGTGCCTTTGACCGAGTTCGGCGGCGTGGACGTGCTTGGTAACATCATGGAGGCCAGCATCCTCTCACCTAACCAGAATGTATACGGGGACCTTCACAATCTCGGTCACGTTGCCATATCTTACTGCCACGATCCTGATCATCGCTACTTGGTAATGGGATATGCAATCGCTATTTATAATTGCCccatcgataaaataaaattttcaagaatttttattaaaaatttttaatttttgacattaAATAAACTTCCCTCTAATCGTGCGCGTTATACTAACCGTCACTCCCGTCTTGTTTTTAACACAAAGCGTCTTCGgtcgaaaaataaaacgcaCTTTCGAGCACGCCcctattttccattttttttttaattaatgcgaATAATGATGCTATATTGAAATGATGAAAGGAAATTTTTGTCATGCTCCTGTAGGAAACTTTTAGTATCATGGGAGAACCGGCTACCGCCATGAGAGATCCCATCTTCTACAGATTCCACGCTTTCACTGACGATGTGTTCATGGAGCACAAGAATACACTTCCCGAGTACAGCCTACAGCAGGTGGGTGTACACAGCTGTCTCGCTTCCACGATATATCATCGGTTCACCCTAGTATATAATGCCGCTAAGTACACGTACCATGTGGCCCAGAATTACGCGAAGCCACTCGACGATAAAAACGTCCGTTAAACCATTTAACCCAACGAGACCGCTGGAACGTGTCGGAATTTATCAGTCTTTTTGCCTGGATGCCGAGCAATATCGTTAAATGCTAAAACTCGACAAATGAGGCTTTAATTTTCCTCTATATTCGCGAGTAATACACAGGATTACTCGAGCTCTTTTACCGCAATCTCTTCGAGgaaatctttaaaattcgacATTTTCTAAgtagaaatttaatcaatgtaatttaattaagacaTTTTAATCAAATCTCACTAATACAATTTAGTAGAtctcaacattttatttaaatagctTAGTAATTAAATAGCCGTCCTAATGTTGGAATAAAACTCTTTTGGAATTTAAAAATCAGTTTCATGACTTCTTCacattcttaaattttttcattctaaATTACCTCCCTTTTTAATGCGTTTCTTAATTAAGCTCCggcttgaattttttaaaagaaattttacaagGAAAAATTTATCACCGAGTCTGACTGAAAGAAAATGATGGTATTTAATTGCCTTCTTTCGTTCGTTCACGGAATTTCAGTTAGACTTCCCCGGCGTAGAAATCACGGACATAGCAGTGCAGACTCCGAATCAGCCGGCGAATTTGATTTCGACCTTCTGGACCAAGAGCGATGTTGATCTATCCCGCGGTCTGGACTTTACGCCTCGCGGTCCAGTTCTCGCAAGATTCACCCATCTGAATCATGCCGACTTCACATACAGAATCGTCGCCAACAATCGTAACAACGCACCGGTACGAGGGACCGTTCGTATATTCATCGCGCCCAGGACGGACGAACGTGGATTGCCCTACGTCCTCAGGGACCAGAAGGAGCTCATGATCGAGATGGACAAGTTCACTGTATTACGTAAGTCGTCATTGTAATTTCAACACTAAAATTCCTATTTCCAGATTCAATGTGATtctaaagtaatatatttaaaacaatagcTTTTTGTTATGCTAACTCTAACGATTACaatgttttagaaaatataatttatttgttgacACGTAAGAATCGaaaaaagcaagaaaaaaatgtaatttctgtTACTCTAATTCAAATTTACACGTacatataattcttaaaatatatacgcatttttcgattttaaaaGGTAAAAGAACAATTACGTGGAAGAGgcgttttataatatttgtgttgTATTTCACGAAATTTTCGTTCGCGCCCGCCTCCAGTGAAGCCGGGATCGAATACCATCGAGCGTAAATCAACGGAATCTTCGGTAACTATACCGTTCGAAAGAACGTTCCGCAATCTCGAAGAGAACAGGCCAATCGGCGGCGATAGCCTGGACCAGTTCAACTTCTGCGGGTGTGGCTGGCCGCAGCACATGCTGGTACCTAAGGGCAAGGAGGAGGGATTCCCGATGGACCTCTTCATCATGATATCCGATTACACCGGTGACGCGGTGAGTACTTTTTATACTTATCGGGCTCTCGCGGCGCTTAAGAGCTTACAATCTGCCAGGTGATGGAAACCTTCCTTCCCTCACACCTCTTGCCCCTCCCTTTTTTCCACTCTTTTAACGGCGACGTCCCGGTACACGAGAAGGCGTTCGCGTTACTCCGCTTCCGGACAAAAAAGCAAAAGGCAAGGGGAGAAGAAGGGGaggggagagaaaaagaaaagtaaaagagGACAACATGCtaaattaattgctttttGCCATCTCGCGGCGACGCGTACAGGTGGAGCAGGACGAATCGGCCGGATGCAAGGACGCGGTGAGTTTCTGCGGCCTGCGGGACCGCAAGTATCCAGACGCGCGGCCGATGGGCTATCCGTTCGATCGTAGACCCCGCGCTGGCGTGGAGACCCTGGCCCAATTTCTGACCGGCAATATGGCAGTCGCGCAGATCAACGTCCGTCATACGGACACCGTGCAGCCGCGAGTGCGATCCGGAAGTATGAGCAACACCCTCACCTTCGCCTGATCCCGATGATTGACCGGCCGACCGAACGCGGATCGCTCGTACACCTCCGTCGAGAATTTCAGCTTCTCCTACCGCACATTTCCCAGTAACGATCCTGTAATATCCGTCGTAGAATCGCGACTGATTGCGTGGAAGCGCGACACGTTTCCCATCCTAATTCATATCCTCGGATGGCGAGCGTTAGAATGACGACGGTGGGACGGGGGCGGATAAAAAGCCGGAGGTAGGCGAAACGCTATTTCCATATCTCAATGACAAAAGATTATCCGAGggacaagagagagaaagagagagagagagatttttcgTGTTCAGGAATGCACAATCTTGTGCGCGTTTTAATCACCAAAATTCCCACATGATACCGCGAAATGGATTCTCGCTGGTTCTCTGATGGTTTTTCACCGGAATTGCGACTATCTTGTACAACTTATCTTCTttaatcttgaaatattttatagatatttttgtacTCAAATATTTTCCCTCTCTTAGCCGCTTTATTTTAACAGCCGCTAATATAAATACATCTAGCGAGTTATCTATGTAAATGAATTGACATATATtgctattttcattttaattttataaatgttttgttatgAAAAAGAGCTCTTGTGAGCCGCGCGTTTGAATATTCTCTTGAACGATCTTGTAGAAGCAGTTTTATTTACGATTTCATAATTTTGCGCATCCACGGGCAATGAGTACCGCTTAACAAATTGTATTTTTGCGTGAAAACGGGAACAAAGACGTGTCCCGAACGCTCAAGCGAAGCTTTTCCCgtcttctttctctcgtttttcGCATTAAGGGAACTAGATTGTAGGAAGCAAatgtaaaaagcaaaaaaagataaaaataaagtctaTGCAAATTAGACGCGCCCTTTTTTTTCACCCTTTTATCGTATTACGAGTGTTGAAAGCGAGCGACGATACACGTgagagagcgtgagagagCATCAGTCGGCGAAAAGAGTctaaatgatttaattaaatttttcaaattctgATGCCGCGCGCAgcaaaacttttttcattagTATtaagttttacataattaatgcgAGTGATGTGTCCCTCGCAGCTTctcatgtatttttaaaatatcaacttgaaatattttttaaattacgtttcTATCAAATCCGCCTCGTTGacgtatcaaaattaatagcGAAACTAACGAAACATTTGTCGAGAAGTAACGGGGCTTGTGCAATGCGTCATCTAGTTTTCtagtttataaataacataattttgttgaattaCTCAGCATCTCTATCAAAACCGACGTTAGCCAACACCCTCatatgtacacacatatatacgtacgtgtacATATATCCAAAACGTTGCTTCGCTTTCCGCACGGGTCCTGTTCTCTCCCCCAAATGCATTTATCACGCGTTTGTTTCTGCTAGTTCGCAGCTAGACGGACGTGGATTTATTCCTGCGAGGGGTAGAAATAGGGATGGGCGGACGAAGATAGATACACGTTTACGACCGTCGCTTAAGCGTCGTCCCTACCTCTAATATCACTCGCGCGGTTATTCAAGGATTCCGTTTCACGCGGGCATACATTCGAACGTTTGATATACCGTGGCGCGCCTGGAGGCAGCAATTGAAGGGCTGGAATTATTTGTCACTCCGCGCTAAGACATGACTAACCGTAACACGATCGCGCGTTACGGAATTTACGACGGTGATAATGCACATTCCGTGTTTGTCGATTTGTCGAAAGATTTATAAACGATGCCGATGTTATAAaaagctattattattaaaagtacgTCGCatgttgaaaatttataagctTTAACTCTTTAAGATTTTCAAGAATAATCTCGACACCTACAGAATAAGAATTGagatttttttagtttctttctggtataatgtataatgtaacAAGCAAATCACATTAAAACGGATGGGCTTCTCTTACTTCTCGACGAGCAAGAGAGTAGAgtttattttctgcattttgcCAGGTGCTGAATGTATTTTAAAGGACACTATTGTGTATAGTTTTGTCCAACTGTTATTTTTGAATTCTCCAGTGTGATGTATGCATGCATACATGCTCAAAGGTGGGAAAGGAAGTTAGAGGAAATGAGTAACAACGAAACGGTTGCGATAATGAAGTCGTTGTGGACCGAAGAGATGGAGTAGTGGAAGAGAACATTGCGGACATTTTAGTTTCAAAAATGGAatcaaattagaattaaattttataaatgttaaacgtatgacgtttctttttttgcatataaaactaataatatcTAATCTCTCGTGATTTTTGCCTCTTTCTCCGTTTAACGCaagtaatattatgtaaatataaatatatatatgcataaactttttaaaatgcCACATAAACAACCATAGCGCAGGaaatttcatgtaaatatactcaaagcaaaaaattttgtactttcttattcatatatacacagtttttgaaataaaaatgatattttatttagatagaaacaattaaaataaaactcattAGAAAAGTCATACATCATGAACAGATGTTCTGTGCACTCGAatgtaaatttgaattttctaGCAATTTTCTCTTTAACTGTATAAATTGCtgcagaattatttattatattgtttgcaTTTGTCAAACTAAATTTAGGTAAAAAGCATACAATTTAGTATacgattaattatatcaacagTAAATTCTAGATTCATTAtgtatttgtgtgtgtatgtgtatctACGTATATAATCCTTTAGATAAATTAGGTTTTTGGTTAAAAGCACAGTCCTTGCTCGGAACGTCCATTTCCTTTATTCAAGATTTCACGAGACGAGACGTTTCGTTTATGACGTATATAAAGCTAGAATGCGAGCGTCTATGAAATGGCTACAGGATGTAACTCTGCCAGGTATATACGTCTCATTTCGCAAAGGAGAAGAGCACGTTTCGCCGTTTGACTTAAAACATAGAACCGGTTAATTCGTGCCAATTATACAGCAGCTACAATCATTGCACTAGGttccgttaaaaaaaaaaaaaaaccggcgttgctataaaaaaataatcggaaataataataaattaatgaaattattattataaaattattataaaaaaaaattttttcagaggGTGTCGCATCTAAgagagataattatttaacgagACTCTCGCTGcacaataaacttttataatatctgaaaaataattataattaattggtTCATTTAAATTCATACTAAAGTTTAGACTTAATTTCCGACGCTGTGTTCTGACCACTTAATTTCCTGATATCGATCGATATGCGCCACGACTCTAAAGAGAGACAGGAAGGACCGACAAAAGTGATCGTGTTATGTGTTTCGCTACTCCGGCGAGCATCAGGCTGCTTTCTACTATCCTGTCACGAATGCACCTTAATTCAGAGTAATTAGCGGAGCATGTTGTGTGTGCGTACAATTTGTAGCCGCGTGTTTGTTAATGGTGAGTTAATCGGCCATTAAGTCTTACCATATTCAAAGAATTACTCTGGCAAATAACAGTATTTTAATGCCAATTGCTTGtttgttgaaataatattgtaaactatttagcttatgcaattaataataattattgatacaatatattatgGGTTTCCGCGTATATTACGCACCACTGTCATTTGCGGATAATTGTAGTTATTATACCTAACAAAATCATTCTCATTCGCACATACACTAAGCAGtatttataactttgttttatatatctattttatttttatcagattCGATTGCTTTTATAGATAAATTCCcctttatcaattaaaaatatacattaaaagaaaattgtgccTTTTTGATCGTTCCATTTGTGACAAGATACAATTTGactgaatattatttatttacttgtgTTTGCTAATTTTTACCGTACCACTTAAGGGTTTGTTTGAAATTTGCTTATTTTCcgcgtaaatattaaaaccaGCCGTTTTTCCATATTCCACTTAATTAATAACGTCGTAGTCGCTGTTTGCTCGTACAAGCACGCAATACAGAATTTCAGGTACACACGTATAGCGAGCGTATGCGAGCTTACAGACGAGTGCCTGTTAAGTTTCACGATGCCGGAGAAGAGCGAGCGTGTAAGCAACGGAAATCAGCCTGGTGCACTGTCAAACCTAAACTTCCACCACGTTCGTAAAAGTCGCGACATGTCAGACGCTCGTTACCGTAATATTTGTTCCGCATAATGCGTTCGCACCTGCGGcaatggcctagtttacaccaatctcttgatacgcgtatcaaatagtatatttgagctgatcagccaataattaaactaatttactaattatttactatttaatacgtgTATCAAGTGATCtagtgtaaactaggccaataACAGCGTGGTAACGCGTAcctaatataatatctaataaattgaTTTGTACGAAAAGTactgagtcagtcagtcaggacatttatacatgtatatagatagatagatgtgtgtatttttatttccattttctgGCAGACGTGACCAACTTTTCCATTCTAACATATTTAGCATCTTGAATAAGAAAAGCTATCATCCTGATAAAGGTTCGGTACGGGGATCTAATGGATTTCGGCCGTTATTTTTCGCGGTCTCTCGGTTCTTTTGGGAATACAATATCCCAGCTACATTAGATGGCGGAGATAAGAGGATAATATCGCATTTGCATCTCGATACATTTGTTGTAGCGGGAGAAACGAGGCTGTATACTCATGGGAGGCAGACATGGAGAGGATGAGAATGCGGAAGCATGCCTCAAGCCTTCAAAGGAAGCTTTAGTCTTTAGTCACTTATAGCAAGCTCATTAAAATCAGTAATTACGCGCTCGCAGACTACCAAAGAATTTCTAAACAGGATTATCGCCCCGTTAATCATACGCTGCTCATCGCTAACTGGTTGGGGTAATGACATGCGACGTGATAGTTCGGAGTTTGTATACTTTCCGCAGTGCAGTATCAGCTCTGCTTAGGCTTCACTCGCATAGATGAGCCCCCCGTAATTCCCCGACACTGTATCTATGCACGAAACCTTCCAGCGAATAATATTTGTAGGATCAAACACACGCGGAATAATAATTGTGTTTaccataattaaattatacaatatttcaatattttcatattagagatatattattttgcacaaAAACAGAAtcacatatgtattatatatgttttaatttaattaatgtgtaGTTGAATAAAACcacaataaaacaaatatcgCACGCCTTCTAACACATGAGAAATAACTCATACGAATCTcgatcgtaaaataaaataaaattatttcgcgcTTGGTTACATCGACGCTTTCAGCGGGCATCTCATTATTTCCACGTTTGCCGTCTCCGTAACGTCGTTACTCGGCCGCGCAATCCGCTTACGTTCCTACCCTTGCTCGCTACAAGCCACACGTAATAATTATACCCTTCTCGTGGGGGCTTGACGACTCGATCCCGATCTCATTCGGTCGAAAGCGAATAGTCACGTTGGCGCGTTAATCGTTAAAGTTAAACTCCGTTTGGGCATCCGCATAGTTCCCGGACGCCAATATAACTTGGAGATTTATCACCGGGCACACGTGCTACGATGGCGTTAATTATTCCGCTTTTATTGAATACCGCGGCTTTTTTACGCGACGAGATGGAGACCCATCGTCCCCCGGCGGAACTTTTTATCCGACGATCATATCTCTTCGGCCATTCGTTAACTTCTTCTCTAGCCCTCTTATTGGATACGGCAGTTAGCATCGGGCATATATTACCCGACGATGTCAAAGTATTGTCCCCAGCTGACCCAGACGATCGGTTTCTGATAAATTTACCGTAAGAGATTCGTTTTCTTTCCTCGCAAATGCtgcaagaaaatatattttgcaataaatctataacgaaaatatttaaagatcgCGAGGATGATGGTTGAAAACCCCAGCAAGTGATGACCCGCATgctgttttttaattttttttacaataaatttctcGATAATGAAATTCCTAATTAAAGCAAAGAATAATGAAGCGTCTGCGTTAGAGCCGAGTCCGCCTGAATTCTTCAAACTTAATTCCTCGCTCTTTCCCTTATTCCATTAAATTTTCCCCAAGAATGGAATTCACGTCGAAATATACGTCCAATAGAAAGTGACTGCCGATATATCCcgtaaacataatttaatgccCTCTCTAACACACGACCCTTGACCGAGA is a window of Temnothorax longispinosus isolate EJ_2023e chromosome 1, Tlon_JGU_v1, whole genome shotgun sequence DNA encoding:
- the Ppo gene encoding phenoloxidase subunit A3, which produces MGSKKSDILYLFDRPAEPVYVPKGENKVAFDVPANYLPGDRQQNAPAIVNRFADDTASKISVKQISLPDLSVPLQLGRREPFSLFIPKHRKLAARLIDIFLGMRTYDDFLSVSVYCRDRVNSEMFIYALSVAMLNRPDTKNLPIPPLSEIFPDKYIDSGIFARAREEANVVPAGSRVPIEIPRDYTASDLDEEHRVAYWREDIGINLHHWHWHLVYPFETDIRIVNKDRRGELFYYMHHQIQARYNCERLCNRLGRVKRFHNWHEPIPEGYFSKLDSLVASRTWPARPAGAVLKDINRPVDQLNFDLQDLERWRDRIYEAIHTGAYINPRGERVPLTEFGGVDVLGNIMEASILSPNQNVYGDLHNLGHVAISYCHDPDHRYLETFSIMGEPATAMRDPIFYRFHAFTDDVFMEHKNTLPEYSLQQLDFPGVEITDIAVQTPNQPANLISTFWTKSDVDLSRGLDFTPRGPVLARFTHLNHADFTYRIVANNRNNAPVRGTVRIFIAPRTDERGLPYVLRDQKELMIEMDKFTVLLKPGSNTIERKSTESSVTIPFERTFRNLEENRPIGGDSLDQFNFCGCGWPQHMLVPKGKEEGFPMDLFIMISDYTGDAVEQDESAGCKDAVSFCGLRDRKYPDARPMGYPFDRRPRAGVETLAQFLTGNMAVAQINVRHTDTVQPRVRSGSMSNTLTFA